From the genome of Sphingobacterium kitahiroshimense, one region includes:
- a CDS encoding XRE family transcriptional regulator, which yields MENKEPKIFFTNNLKFLRERKKVSQAVLSEAINVTRVKLALIEIGKTKAMEPHFMLSISNYFKISLDTLMTVDISKLGELKIRDLEAGNDIYIKGGNLRVLAISVDKSDQEHVDYVPIIGRAGYVSGGYADPDYISELPKYHIPNLSKHRTYRTFPVVGDSMLPFPQNMDITGKFIEDWSQIKPESLALVVLKGQDIIFKAITLLRDGVLQCRSLNPIYELYTVPLEEILEIWEFHSYHTTELPETTATIATVLQSLDDIKKMIIQKP from the coding sequence ATGGAAAATAAAGAACCAAAAATATTTTTTACCAATAACCTAAAGTTCCTCCGGGAGCGTAAAAAAGTCAGTCAGGCAGTACTCTCCGAAGCCATCAATGTAACACGGGTAAAACTTGCACTTATTGAAATTGGCAAAACAAAAGCAATGGAACCACATTTTATGTTATCCATCTCCAATTATTTTAAGATCAGTTTAGATACCTTAATGACCGTTGACATCAGTAAGCTAGGTGAGTTAAAGATTCGCGATCTAGAAGCTGGGAACGATATTTATATCAAAGGCGGAAATCTTAGAGTTCTGGCCATCAGTGTTGACAAATCCGATCAGGAACATGTTGACTATGTGCCCATAATAGGACGAGCTGGCTATGTATCTGGAGGGTATGCTGATCCGGACTATATTTCAGAGCTACCGAAATATCATATTCCCAATCTTTCTAAGCACCGAACCTATCGTACCTTTCCTGTAGTTGGAGACTCCATGTTGCCCTTTCCTCAAAATATGGATATAACAGGAAAATTTATTGAAGACTGGAGCCAAATAAAACCCGAATCACTCGCGCTTGTAGTCTTAAAGGGGCAGGATATTATATTCAAAGCCATCACACTGCTTCGAGACGGAGTATTACAGTGTCGTTCTTTAAATCCTATTTACGAATTGTATACCGTTCCACTTGAAGAAATTTTAGAAATATGGGAGTTTCATAGTTACCATACAACAGAATTGCCCGAAACAACAGCAACTATTGCAACAGTACTCCAAAGTTTAGATGACATAAAAAAAATGATTATTCAGAAACCCTAA